The genomic DNA CGGATGTTCTGCAGCGACACGCCGGCGTCCAGCAGCCGCTTCACGATCTTCAGCAGCAGGATGTCGCGGAAGCTGTACAGCCGCTGCGCGCCCGCCGCGTACACCGAGCGGACGCTCGGCTCCAGCAGGCCGGTGCGGGCCCAGTAGTCGAGTTGGCGGTAGGTGATGCCGGCGGCCGCGCACGCGGTCGGGCCGCGGTAGCCGACCAGCGCCGAGGTCGGCGCCAACCGCTCGATCGCCGGCGCCTCGGCCTGCACCGCGGGGAAGCGGCCCACCCGGGGCAGCTCCGGCTCCTCGGCCGGCTCCGGGCTCCACGGACGCCCGATCAGCCCCCGGCCGGCACGCGGCACATGCACGGCGCACAGGCCGCCCGAGGCCGTCTCGTCGCCGCTGCCGACCATCGCCGACCCTCCGTCCACTACTCCCGCGGGCCCGGGCCCGGTGGCCCGTCTGCCGGAGCCATCACCTGACGGTAGGCAGTCACTCGTAGACCGTCAACGATCGCCACGCCGACGCTCTCCGACAATGTCACTCGCGAGGGTGGTTTTTCGTGCCCCAAGTGCGGGTAGACGCCCACAATTTCGGCCTTCGCGACTTGCGGTGCCCCGCCCGCAGCACTAAGGGGTCACGGCTGACGGTCGCGACACGGCGACTACTGCGGGCCGCCCCCGAAGTCCTCCGGCGAGACCTGGTCGAGGAACTCGCGGAACTTCTCCACCTCGTCCTCCTGCTCGTCGGGGATCGAGATGCCCGCCTCCGCCAGCACGTCCTCGGCACCGAAGATCGGCGTGCCGGTGCGCAGCGCCAGCGCTATCGCGTCCGACGGCCGGGCACTGACCTCCACCCCGCCGGCGAAGACCAGCTCCGCGTAGAACACGCCGTCCCGCAGTTCGCTGATCCGCACCTCGGTGAGCTGGTGGCCGAGCGCGTCCAGCACGTCCTTGAAGAGGTCGTGCGTCAGCGGGCGCACCGGCGTCATCCCCTGCTGGGCGAAGGCGATCGCGGTCGCCTCGCCGGGGCCGATCCAGATCGGCAGGTACCGATCGCCCCCGACCTCCCGCAGCAGCACGATCGGCTGGTTGGAAGGCATCTCCACCCGGACACCCACGACGTCGAGCTCATTCACACTGGCAACCCTATGGCCCTCGGAGCCGATATGAAAGCGCAGCCGGTCGTCCCGGCGGCCGCCTCAGGGCCGCGCACGCAGCCCTGCCTGCACCATCGCCGCGTGCAGCCGCACCGACAGGGTGGCCAGTTCCCGCGCCGTCGCCTCGGCGTGCGCCCGGGTCTGCGGGTTGCGGTGCCGGCGCAGCGGCGCCACCACCTGCTCCACCAGGGCGACCTCCCGGTCGGCGGCCGCCTTCATCGCGCGCAGGTGCCGCGGCTCCAGCCCGTACCGGCCGAGCTCCGCCACCAACCGGGCGATCTGCAGCGCCTCGCCGTCGTAGCCGCCGTCCGGCCCGGCCGTGACCAGCCCGTACGACTCCCACTCGACCAGCTCGGCCTCGCCCGACTCGGCCGCGGCGATCAGCTCCGCCCGGCCCAGCCGCACCCCGGCCGACGCCCCGGAGGCCGCGACCAGCTCGCGGTCCGCCTCCTCCAGCGGGCCCGGCCGGGCCTCCGCGGGGGGCAGCGCCGGCGGCGCCTCCCCGCGCTCCATCGCGTCCAGGTGCTCCCTGATCACCCGCAGCGGCAGGTAGTGGTCGCGCTGCATGCGCAGCACGTACGCCAGCCGCTCCACGTCCGCCGGGCTGAACTTGCGGTAGCCCGACGGGGTGCGCTGCGGCTCGACCAGGCCCTCCGCCTCCAGGAAGCGGATCTTGGAGATGGTCACCTCGGGGAAGTCGTCCCGCAGGTGGGCCAGGACCGCACCGATGGAGAGCAGTTCGTCACCGCGCCGCCGGGCCTCACCCGCACGGCGGGAGGCCGGCACGGGCGGAGCACCGAGGGAGGTGGGTGTCTGTGGGGTCACGCGGGCTCCCGCCGAAGTCGTGGACTAGTACCCCCGGTGGTGGCCGGCGAAGTACACCAGGCGGTACTTGCCGATCTGCACCTCGTCGCCGTTGTTCAGCACGACCTCGTCGATCCGCTCCCGGTTGACGTAGGTGCCGTTGAGGCTGCCCACGTCCGCCACCGAGAAGCCGCCGCCCGCCTGCCGCCGGAACTCCACGTGCTTGCGGGAGACCGTGACGTCGTCCAGGAAGATGTCACCCTGCGGGTGACGACCGGCCGTGGTCTTGTCCGAGTCCAGCAGGAACCGGCTGCCCGCGTTCGGGCCGCGCAGCACGATCAGCAGCGCCGAACCCGGCGGCAGGGCGTCGATCGCCGCCATCACCTCGGCGGACAGCGCCGGCGTGGCACCGGTGTTGCCGGCCGAGGTCGCGTTCGGGTCGTACGACTCGATCCCGGAGATCGAAATGGTCGAGGTGGTCTCGGCCGCGCCCTCCGGCAGGCCGCGCAGGGCGGTGCCGCAGTTGGAGCAGAAACGGGCCGTCGCCGGGCTCTGGTGCCCGCACCGCGGGCACAGGCTCGTCCCAGCCATGTTCACAGCCTCCTGGCGCGGCACACCCGACTGGACGTGCCCGGCGTAGGGATCCGGGGCAAACCCTCCACCCGAGGTTGAGGGTCCTGACGCGAAACCTATGCGCGCGGTGCCCGCCGAATCAACCGACGCGCCGTACGCGTCGAAGGAACCCGTCGGGATGCCCGCGCCCTGGGTCGCGTTGTCGTCCCGGAACAGCGGGCGCTCCTCGTACTGGTCGCCCGTCGGCGCCGGACGCATCCCCGGCACGCCGGCCTCGTCCTCACGGCGGTGTCGCGCGGTCGGCGCCTCCACGGCCGCCGACTGGCGGTTGCTACGTCCGAACAGCTTCCCGAAAAAACTCACGGGCGAATCCCCTTGCGTGTGACAGACCCGCCCGCGGGGCAGGGTGAAGCCGACAGTATGACCCAGTGTGACCGACGGTAGGCGGCGACCCGCCACCGGGGGCGGCAGGAAACTGACGATCCGTGCGGAATCCGTTCCCTCACTTCGCCGCCGGCTTGCCGTACTGCAACTGCTTCGGCGCGACCAACGCGTCGACGACGACCTTCTGCTGCTGACTGATGGTGGCCTTGGCCTGCTGCTTCTCCAGGCTGCGGACCACACCACCGGGAATGTTCAGGGCGGGCGTCAGATCCTGCGGATTCCCGATCACGGTGAAACGGAACGGCTGTGCGACGTTCTTCCCGTCGATCTGCACCCCGCCCGACGCGTTGTCGGTGAAGTAGGTTCCGGCCACCACGCGCACATCGTTGATCTGAATCGCCTCCGCCCCCGCCGCTCGGAGTTCCTGCAGCGTGTCCAGCAGCATATCCGCCTTCACCTGCCCTTGGGGATCGTCGATCGTCAGCACGATCCCCGGACCCGTCGCCTTCACCGTACCTGCCAGAACACCCAGTTCAGCCGTCTTCTTCCTGGTCTGCTCCTGAGCTTCCTTGGCCTGATTGGAACTGTTCTCCAACTGCGCCAGGGACTGCTCCAGCTGCGCCTTCTCCTGCTGGAGACGCTGCTGGCGGCTGTCCAGTTCGTCGAGGATGCGGACCAGATCCTCCTGGCGCGCCCCGCGCAGCTGGTCGTGGTCGTTGGTCGAGCGCACCTGGATGGCCAGACCCAGCCCCAGCGCGAACAGCAGCAGCGCCACCACCAGCTGCCCCCGCGACACCCGCGGCGGCCACAGCGCGGCCCGCATCCGCCGCCGCGCGTCCGACGGCACCGCCGCCCCGGCGGGCTGAGCAGGCCCGGCGGCCGGCTCCGCCCGTTCCTCGGCCCGCTCCACCGGTTCCCCGGGCTCCGCGGACACCTCGGGCTCCGCGGGCTCGGCCGGCCCCACGGGCGCCTCGGGCTCCACGGGCTCGACCGACTCGGGCGCGGCCTTCTCCGGCAGTTCCTCGGGCTCCCGACGCCCGCCCTTGTCCTTGTCCCTGTCCTCGTTCGCCACGGCTCGCTCCCTACGCCCTGAACACGTGCCGGCGGATCGCCGCAGCGTTGGAGAAGATCCGGATGCCCAGCACGACCACCACACCGGTCGACAGCTGCGACCCGACGCCCAGCTGGTCACCCAGGAACACGATCAGCGCCGCCACCACGACGTTCGACAGGAACGACACCACGAAGACCTTGTCGTCGAAGATCCCGTCCAGCATCGCCCTGACACCGCCGAACACCGCGTCCAGCGCCGCCACCACCGCGATCGGCAGGTACGGCACCACGGCGTCCGGCACCTCGGGCTGGACGAACAGGCCGACGACCACGCCGATCACAAGACCCAGTACGGCAATCACGGTGTTGCGACTCCTGTCCGAGTAGAGGTAGGGGAGGGAGGGGCCGACGTGCTCGGCGCCGCCGACACGGACGCCGAAGCGGACGCCGAAGCCGAAGCGGTCGGCGTGGGCACCACGGGCTGGGCCCAGCGCAGGGTCACGCCCAGCGCCGCCGGCAGCGTCAGGCTCTTCTGCACCGACAGCGCGTACTTGATCCCGTAGCTGTCCTGAATGATCTTCAGGTACCGGCCGCCCTGGTTGTCCTGGAACCCGGCAGCCAGCTGCGGGCCGTTCCCGATCGCCAGCACCGTGT from Kitasatospora terrestris includes the following:
- a CDS encoding MerR family transcriptional regulator, with amino-acid sequence MVGSGDETASGGLCAVHVPRAGRGLIGRPWSPEPAEEPELPRVGRFPAVQAEAPAIERLAPTSALVGYRGPTACAAAGITYRQLDYWARTGLLEPSVRSVYAAGAQRLYSFRDILLLKIVKRLLDAGVSLQNIRVAVTHLQQAEQADLAGMTLMCDGATVYECTSPQQVVDLLGGGQGVFGIGVGAVWQELEAALSRLHAERTDTGETVVGHDPADELAQRRNRAG
- a CDS encoding bifunctional nuclease family protein, encoding MNELDVVGVRVEMPSNQPIVLLREVGGDRYLPIWIGPGEATAIAFAQQGMTPVRPLTHDLFKDVLDALGHQLTEVRISELRDGVFYAELVFAGGVEVSARPSDAIALALRTGTPIFGAEDVLAEAGISIPDEQEDEVEKFREFLDQVSPEDFGGGPQ
- a CDS encoding MerR family transcriptional regulator; this translates as MPASRRAGEARRRGDELLSIGAVLAHLRDDFPEVTISKIRFLEAEGLVEPQRTPSGYRKFSPADVERLAYVLRMQRDHYLPLRVIREHLDAMERGEAPPALPPAEARPGPLEEADRELVAASGASAGVRLGRAELIAAAESGEAELVEWESYGLVTAGPDGGYDGEALQIARLVAELGRYGLEPRHLRAMKAAADREVALVEQVVAPLRRHRNPQTRAHAEATARELATLSVRLHAAMVQAGLRARP
- a CDS encoding FHA domain-containing protein — translated: MSFFGKLFGRSNRQSAAVEAPTARHRREDEAGVPGMRPAPTGDQYEERPLFRDDNATQGAGIPTGSFDAYGASVDSAGTARIGFASGPSTSGGGFAPDPYAGHVQSGVPRQEAVNMAGTSLCPRCGHQSPATARFCSNCGTALRGLPEGAAETTSTISISGIESYDPNATSAGNTGATPALSAEVMAAIDALPPGSALLIVLRGPNAGSRFLLDSDKTTAGRHPQGDIFLDDVTVSRKHVEFRRQAGGGFSVADVGSLNGTYVNRERIDEVVLNNGDEVQIGKYRLVYFAGHHRGY
- a CDS encoding DUF881 domain-containing protein, coding for MANEDRDKDKGGRREPEELPEKAAPESVEPVEPEAPVGPAEPAEPEVSAEPGEPVERAEERAEPAAGPAQPAGAAVPSDARRRMRAALWPPRVSRGQLVVALLLFALGLGLAIQVRSTNDHDQLRGARQEDLVRILDELDSRQQRLQQEKAQLEQSLAQLENSSNQAKEAQEQTRKKTAELGVLAGTVKATGPGIVLTIDDPQGQVKADMLLDTLQELRAAGAEAIQINDVRVVAGTYFTDNASGGVQIDGKNVAQPFRFTVIGNPQDLTPALNIPGGVVRSLEKQQAKATISQQQKVVVDALVAPKQLQYGKPAAK
- a CDS encoding small basic family protein; amino-acid sequence: MIAVLGLVIGVVVGLFVQPEVPDAVVPYLPIAVVAALDAVFGGVRAMLDGIFDDKVFVVSFLSNVVVAALIVFLGDQLGVGSQLSTGVVVVLGIRIFSNAAAIRRHVFRA